TTACCAGAAGATACAATTTGAAATACAAACCGGCTTAAGGTTTAACGGAATATTATGACTCTAAAAAAAAATCGAAAAGCAGCAATGCAAAATTAATTAATCCCGCTTTAAAGCGCGTAACATTTCTCGCTTTCCCGGAGGTCCGGGCAATCGCTCAACGGTAAACCCTACAGCTTGCATGGCACGTCGCACACTTCCTTTAGCCGAATACGTTACCAAAACCCCATTTTCCTTTAATGCATCAAACATCTTTTGAAAAATAGCTTCGGTCCACAATTCGGGTTGCACACGGGCTCCGAAAGCATCAAAATAAATTAGGTCGTAGTGTTTAAAGACGTTGATTTCTGAAAAATACAGCTTCTGTTTTGTGAGATTAAATTGCTTAATTATTTCTGAAGTGGTTTCCCATGGAACTTCGTGAAGCTTATTAAAATGGTGTGCCGAAGCATTTAGATTTTCGGCATAATTTAATTGGACTATTTCGGACGGTGCTACAGGATAAGCTTCGGTTCCTGTATAATTTATAGATAGCGATAACTTTTCTGCTTCCAATAAAGTGAGAAAAGCATTCAACCCTGTTCCGAAGCCTATTTCCAATATTGAAACCGGTTGCCCGGGATTTTGAGCCGCATAAAAATGCAATCCGTTTTTAATAAAAACGTGTTGTGCTTCGGCGATGGCACCGTGGATAGAGTGATATTGTTCGTTCCATTCCGGAAGATGAATGGTAACCGATCCATCTCCGGTAATACGAATCTCACGTTTCAAAACTTATTGTTTTTCGG
This genomic stretch from Ulvibacter sp. MAR_2010_11 harbors:
- the mnmD gene encoding tRNA (5-methylaminomethyl-2-thiouridine)(34)-methyltransferase MnmD, translated to MKREIRITGDGSVTIHLPEWNEQYHSIHGAIAEAQHVFIKNGLHFYAAQNPGQPVSILEIGFGTGLNAFLTLLEAEKLSLSINYTGTEAYPVAPSEIVQLNYAENLNASAHHFNKLHEVPWETTSEIIKQFNLTKQKLYFSEINVFKHYDLIYFDAFGARVQPELWTEAIFQKMFDALKENGVLVTYSAKGSVRRAMQAVGFTVERLPGPPGKREMLRALKRD